The Chlorocebus sabaeus isolate Y175 chromosome 9, mChlSab1.0.hap1, whole genome shotgun sequence genome includes a window with the following:
- the LOC119618807 gene encoding large ribosomal subunit protein uL11-like, with the protein MPPKFDPNEIKVIYLRCTGGEVGATSALAPKIGPLGLSPKKVGDDNAKARGDWKGLRITVKLTIQNRQAQIEVVPSASALIIKALKEPPRDRKKQKNIKHSGNITFDEIINIARQMRHRSLARELSGTIKEILGTAQSVGCNVDGRHPHDIIVDINSGAVECPAS; encoded by the coding sequence ATGCCGCCGAAGTTCGACCCCAACGAGATCAAAGTCATATACCTGAGGTGCACCGGAGGTGAAGTCGGTGCCACTTCTGCGCTGGCCCCCAAGATCGGCCCCCTGGGTCTGTCTCCGAAAAAGGTTGGTGATGACAATGCCAAGGCAAGGGGTGACTGGAAGGGCCTGAGGATTACAGTGAAACTGACCATTCAGAACAGACAGGCCCAGATTGAGGTGgtgccttctgcctctgccctgaTCATCAAAGCCCTCAAGGAACcaccaagagacagaaagaaacagaaaaacattaaacacagtGGGAATATCACTTTTGATGAGATCATCAACATTGCTCGACAGATGCGGCACCGATCCTTAGCCAGAGAACTCTCTGGAACCATTAAAGAGATCCTGGGGACTGCCCAGTCTGTGGGCTGTAATGTTGATGGCCGCCACCCTCATGACATCATAGTTGACATTAACAGTGGTGCTGTGGAATGCCCAGCCAGTTAA
- the LOC103237978 gene encoding uncharacterized protein: protein MIAIPGGGGGGCWLRGASVTSPGEPRTASGQAGGLRAAGAGWRVGAGPRVSAQGGRRGLAPGAGRALGLAGAGARLRLGLRAAGSASLALQVRVTHTVTRARPSRSLAPPPRRRRAGQTHWRAWTEVAGNVHVGHPGREGAAGEGAGRDPESSADRRGCDFAAWGASLAPPPPQAGEPSQGHPHPRLTDVPGTQMSRGVRGQGAPSLLLQPVKPGTAAPSPRAEAVSAVRSDAPRPKGRKIRGEPGDPRPRGAEGCTAPAPTGFFREVASRACPREVLGS from the exons ATGATCGCGATTcccgggggcggcggcggcggctgctggCTCCGAGGAGCCTCTGTGACATCCCCCGGCGAGCCCCGCACCGCCTCCGGGCAGGCGGGAGGGCTGCGGGCGGCTGGCGCCGGGTGGCGAGTAGGCGCTGGGCCCCGGGTGAGTGCACAGGGAGGGCGACGAGGCCTGGCGCCTGGGGCCGGCCGCGCTCTAGGGCTCGCAGGCGCTGGGGCTCGGCTCCGGCTCGGGCTCCGCGCCGCTGGCTCTGCGTCGCTCGCACTCCAGGTACGGGTGACTCACACAGTCACTCGCGCCCGCCCCTCGCGCTCACTCGCTCCCCCGCCTCGCCGCCGCCGCGCAGGCCAAACCCACTGGCGCGCCTGGACCGAAGTGGCAGGGAACGTGCACGTCGGGCACCCTGGGAGGGAGGGCGCAGCGGGGGAGGGGGCGGGCAGAGACCCGGAAAGCTCCGCAGACCGCCGCGGGTGCGACTTTGCGGCCTGGGGAGCGAGCCTCGCGCCACCGCCGCCGCAGGCCGGGGAGCCCAG CCAGGGGCACCCTCATCCCAGGCTGACTGACGTCCCTGGCACCCAAATGTCGCGGGGAGTGCGGGGCCAGGGTgcgccctccctcctcctccagccagTAAAACCGGGGACAGCGGCACCCAGTCCCAGGGCGGAGGCCGTCTCTGCTGTGCGCAGCGACGCGCCCAGGCCCAAGGGCCGGAAGATCCGCGGGGAACCCGGAGACCCGCGTCCCAGAGGCGCCGAGGGTTGCACCGCGCCCGCTCCTACGGGCTTCTTCCGAGAGGTCGCTTCCCGCGCGTGTCCGCGGGAAGTCCTCGGATCCTAG